Proteins encoded within one genomic window of Vidua macroura isolate BioBank_ID:100142 chromosome 2, ASM2450914v1, whole genome shotgun sequence:
- the FILIP1L gene encoding filamin A-interacting protein 1-like, with amino-acid sequence MVVDEQQRLTEQLNQQSKKIQALSTSAEQAHEKLTFAEAKIQEEKQKSSRLEAEIHSQSSKISQDQEAMMAKLTNEDSQNRQLRLKLTSLSRQIDELEETNKSLRKAEELQDLRDKINKGECGNAALMTEVEELRKRLLEMEGKDEELTKMEDQCRELNRKLEKEASQSKNLKGEVDKLNKRIMELEKLEDAFNKSKQECYSLKCNLEREKILTKQLSQELDGLKARVGELEAIESKLEKTEFTLKEDLTKLKSLTVMLVDERKTMGEKIKQTEEKLQAATSQLQVEQNKVVSVTEKLMEESKKALKSKSDAEEKMSSVTKERDELKNKLKAEEEKGSDLISKVNILSKRLQSLEDVEKEFIKSKCKETTKSSTSLQQENNIIKELSQEVERLKQKLNEMKSVEDDLMKTEDEFESLEQKYVNEQDRAKLLSEELEAVKMELARYKLTEKAESNQERLFKKLKEEEAKSSHLSREVDALKEKVHEYVATEDLICHLRGDHTVLQKKLLQQENKNRELAREIESLTKELERYRSFSKNIRTGLNGKKIPDVQVFSKEIQTDPADSEPPDYKTLMPLERTVINGQLYEDSDNQEEQAVSFKSNSSTTNATNKKLWIPWMKSKESHPQNGKIHTKQNGNCAQTGDLVLSHTPGQPLHIKVTPDHGQNTATLEITSPTTESPHSYTSTAVIPNCGTPKQRITIIQNASLTPVKSKAGEGYVTPEHVISPITMTTTFARSQTPESCGSLTPERTMSPLALPGSSSQEQTLSSESLEMGAKHAVFRVSPERQSSWQFQRSNSTGSSVITTEDNKIHIHLGSPYVQALTTCKPINPCNAVQDNRTPALTNGLPTKPTNKITSSITITPTATPLPRQSQITVSNVYN; translated from the coding sequence ATGGTGGTGGATGAACAGCAAAGACTCACTGAGCAGTTGAAtcaacaaagtaaaaaaattcaaGCATTATCCACTTCTGCAGAACAAGCACACGAAAAGCTGACTTTTGCTGAAGCAAAAATTcaagaagagaagcagaaatccAGCAGGCTGGAGGCTGAAATTCACTCCCAGAGCAGTAAGATTTCCCAAGACCAAGAAGCAATGATGGCCAAATTAACCAATGAAGACAGTCAGAATCGCCAGCTCCGGCTAAAATTAACGTCTCTGAGCCGGCAAATTGATGAGCTGGAAGAGACCAACAAATCTTTACGAAAAGCAGAAGAACTGCAAGACCTAAGGGATAAGATAAATAAGGGAGAGTGTGGGAACGCTGCACTTATGACTGAAGTAGAAGAACTACGGAAACGACTGCTGGAGATGGAAGGAAAGGATGAAGAGCTCACAAAAATGGAAGACCAGTGCAGAGAACTTAATAGAAAGTTAGAAAAAGAAGCATCACAGAGCAAGAACCTTAAAGGGGAAGTGGATAAACTTAATAAAAGAATTATGGAGCTGGAGAAACTAGAAGATGCTTTCAATAAGAGTAAACAGGAATGTTACTCCCTGAAATGCAAcctagaaagagaaaaaattttaaCAAAGCAGTTGTCCCAGGAGCTTGATGGTTTAAAAGCTAGAGTTGGCGAGCTTGAAGCAATTGAAAGCAAGTTAGAAAAAACTGAGTTTACACTTAAAGAAGATTTAACAAAGCTGAAGAGTTTAACAGTAATGCTCGTGGATGAAAGAAAAACTATGggtgaaaaaataaagcaaacagaagaaaagctgcaaGCTGCAACTTCTCAGCTTCAGGTGGAACAAAATAAAGTGGTGTCGGTTACAGAAAAGCTGATGGAGGAAAGTAAAAAGGCACTGAAATCGAAATCTgatgcagaggaaaaaatgtcCAGTGTTACAAAAGAAAGAGAtgaactgaaaaacaaactcaaagcagaagaggagaaaggaagtgATCTTATTTCCAAAGTGAATATTCTAAGTAAAAGACTTCAGTCTCTGGAAGATGTTGAAAAAGAGTTTATTAAAAGTAAATGTAAGGAGACTACTAAATCTAGCACCTCcttgcagcaggaaaacaacaTAATCAAAGAGCTTTCTCAAGAAGTTGAGAGGCTTAAGCAGAAGCTCAATGAAATGAAGTCAGTAGAAGATGATCTTATGAAAACTGAAGATGAATTTGAGTCTCTAGAACAAAAATATGTCAATGAACAGGACAGAGCCAAACTCCTCTCAGAAGAGTTGGAGGCTGTGAAAATGGAATTGGCGAGGTATAAATTAACTGAAAAGGCAGAGTCCAATCAGGAGCGCCTTTTTAAGAAACTCAAAGAAGAGGAAGCTAAATCAAGTCACCTTTCCAGAGAAGTAGATGCACTGAAAGAGAAAGTTCATGAATACGTGGCAACAGAAGACCTAATCTGTCACCTGCGAGGTGATCACACAGTCTTACAGAAGAAACTCCTccagcaagaaaacaaaaacagggaGTTAGCAAGAGAAATTGAAAGCCTCACAAAAGAACTGGAGAGGTACAGATCCTTCAGCAAGAACATCAGGACTGGTctcaatggaaagaaaattccagATGTGCAAgttttttctaaagaaatccaAACAGATCCAGCAGACAGTGAACCACCTGATTACAAAACCCTCATGCCTTTAGAGCGAACGGTCATAAATGGGCAGCTCTATGAAGACAGTGATAATCAGGAGGAACAAGCAGTGTCTTTCAAAAGCAACTCATCCACCACAAAtgccacaaacaaaaaattatggATCCCTTGGATGAAGTCCAAAGAGAGCCATCCTCAAAATGGAAAGAtacacacaaagcaaaatggAAACTGTGCACAGACTGGAGATCTAGTGCTAAGCCATACACCTGGCCAACCCCTTCACATAAAAGTAACTCCAGACCATGGACAGAACACAGCAACCCTTGAAATAACCAGTCCTACCACTGAAAGCCCTCACTCCTATACAAGCACAGCAGTTATACCCAACTGTGGCACTCCAAAGCAAAGAATAACCATTATTCAAAATGCCTCCTTAACACCTGTAAAATCAAAAGCAGGCGAAGGTTACGTGACCCCAGAGCATGTAATTTCTCCTATTACTATGACTACTACTTTTGCAAGATCTCAAACTCCTGAATCTTGTGGTTCTTTAACTCCTGAAAGAACAATGTCCCCTTTGGCTTTACCTGGCTCAAGTTCTCAGGAACAAACGCTCTCCTCGGAGTCTTTGGAAATGGGAGCCAAGCATGCTGTTTTTAGAGTATCCCCAGAGAGGCAGTCATCATGGCAGTTTCAGAGATCTAACAGTACAGGATCAAGTGTAATAACTACTGAGGATAATAAAATCCACATTCATTTAGGAAGTCCTTATGTCCAAGCTCTCACCACTTGCAAGCCCATCAACCCTTGCAATGCAGTGCAAGACAACAGAACTCCAGCACTAACTAATGGCCTACCCACTAAGCCCACCAATAAAATCACCAGCAGTATTACTATCACACCAACAGCCACTCCTCTTCCACGGCAATCACAAATTACAGTAAGTAATGTCTATAACTGA